The following coding sequences lie in one Rutidosis leptorrhynchoides isolate AG116_Rl617_1_P2 chromosome 4, CSIRO_AGI_Rlap_v1, whole genome shotgun sequence genomic window:
- the LOC139843749 gene encoding uncharacterized protein, translating into MGGGEDERKNDQDKGLFSHLAGYATGGGHYPPQHGPYPPYGSHGYPYPPPGGYPPAGYPPPGGYPPNAYPPPGGYPQHGYPPAGYPPAGYPPTGYPGPSHNSGHGGPGMGTILAGGAAAAAAAYGAHHLTHGHGHGGYGHYGGHHGKFKHGKFKHGKFGKRWKHGVFGGKHKGFFGGKHKMWK; encoded by the exons ATGGGTGGTGGAGAAGATGAACGTAAAAATGATCAAGACAAAGGTCTGTTCTCCCATCTAGCTGGATACGCTACTGGCGGTGGACATTACCCTCCACAACATGGACCGTACCCTCCTTATGGCTCTCATGGGTATCCGTACCCTCCTCCTGGCGGGTACCCGCCCGCTGGTTATCCTCCGCCAGGTGGATATCCGCCAAATGCTTATCCTCCGCCAGGTGGATATCCACAGCATGGTTACCCTCCCGCCGGTTATCCGCCAGCAGGCTATCCCCCAACTGGCTATCCTGGTCCATCACATAATTCAG GCCATGGAGGACCTGGCATGGGAACAATACTAGCTGGAGGTGCTGCTGCTGCAGCCGCTGCATATGGGGCCCACCATCTTACTCATGGTCATGGGCATGGTGGTTATGGACACTATGGGGGTCACCATGGTAAGTTTAAGCATGGTAAGTTCAAGCATGGCAAGTTTGGCAAACGATGGAAGCATGGGGTCTTTGGTGGAAAGCATAAAGGTTTCTTTGGAGGAAAACACAAAATGTGGAAGTGA